The Brachyspira hyodysenteriae ATCC 27164 genome includes a window with the following:
- a CDS encoding FkbM family methyltransferase, whose translation MNRKVIDEIVWWIPFKKLRNNIKLCLNSICENNIDNSLETWDENIVKIFREEIINDKNFWNKYINLIHKLDDESIEIVHKIIFDRIKKFENINDKVYLTGNDAKNCVNIIRYMQNMTNKIDDECYIYKNYLLPINHFEICVFYDKHGIEIIKNINNVKEKNIIDAGAFIGDSAIVLSEYTNKNVYSFEPIKINYELMLKTIKLNNKKNIIPVNLALGENNDKIEISHIETVTTGISLNNTKEVQGYNKVDETINIISLDSYVEENNLEIGLIKTDLEGFEQPFLKGAINTIKKQKPVLLISIYHNYSDFFDIKPMIDNLNLGYKFKIVKPNEQTAIVETMLIAEVY comes from the coding sequence ATGAATAGAAAAGTGATAGATGAAATAGTATGGTGGATTCCTTTTAAAAAATTAAGGAATAATATTAAATTATGTCTTAATTCTATATGTGAAAATAATATTGATAATTCATTAGAAACATGGGATGAAAATATAGTAAAAATATTCAGAGAAGAAATAATAAATGATAAAAATTTTTGGAATAAATATATAAATTTAATTCATAAATTAGATGATGAAAGTATAGAAATAGTTCATAAAATCATTTTTGATCGCATAAAAAAATTTGAAAATATTAATGATAAAGTATATTTAACTGGAAATGATGCTAAAAACTGTGTAAATATTATTAGATATATGCAAAATATGACAAATAAAATAGATGATGAGTGTTATATATATAAAAATTATTTACTTCCAATTAATCATTTTGAAATATGCGTATTTTATGATAAACATGGAATAGAAATAATTAAAAATATTAATAATGTAAAAGAAAAAAATATAATAGATGCTGGAGCTTTTATTGGAGATTCTGCAATAGTTCTTTCTGAATATACAAATAAAAATGTATATAGTTTTGAACCAATTAAAATAAACTATGAATTAATGTTAAAAACTATAAAACTAAATAATAAAAAAAATATTATACCTGTAAATTTAGCTTTAGGTGAAAATAATGATAAAATAGAAATATCTCATATTGAAACAGTAACTACAGGTATTTCATTAAATAATACTAAAGAAGTTCAGGGTTATAATAAAGTTGATGAAACTATTAATATAATTAGTTTAGATAGTTATGTTGAAGAAAATAATCTAGAAATTGGATTAATAAAAACTGATTTAGAAGGTTTTGAACAGCCATTTTTAAAAGGCGCTATAAATACAATAAAGAAACAAAAACCTGTATTATTGATAAGTATATATCATAATTATTCTGACTTTTTTGATATAAAACCTATGATAGATAATTTAAATTTAGGATATAAATTTAAAATTGTTAAACCTAACGAACAAACAGCTATAGTGGAAACTATGTTAATAGCAGAAGTTTATTAG
- a CDS encoding FkbM family methyltransferase, whose translation MNRKVIDEIVWWIPFKKLRNNIRIYLNNKLDDDPMEAYDIEWVKKFIKSLKEDKNFIKKYKILMKNLDKDSIETISNIIIKVFKIINNIDSYKSIINGEELKSVVKMYNEYLSKIIKINDECYLYEDYVLPVNKFEKCIFYSKLSIEYINNLHNIKNRDIIDAGAFIGDSGIMLSKYTNKNVYCFEPFKNTYDIMLKTIELNNIKNIVPVNLALGNENSKITSFYDPQNAVNGCNSLINNNNDVYTNEEIINMITLDEFVYKNNLEVGLIKTDLEGFEQEFLKGAINTIKKHKPVLLISIYHNYSDFFDIKPMIEDLNLGYKFKIVKPIDNTIILETTLIAEIY comes from the coding sequence ATGAATAGAAAAGTGATAGATGAAATAGTATGGTGGATACCTTTTAAAAAATTAAGAAATAATATTAGAATATATCTGAATAATAAATTAGACGATGATCCAATGGAAGCATATGATATAGAATGGGTAAAAAAATTTATAAAATCATTAAAAGAAGATAAAAATTTTATAAAAAAATATAAAATTCTTATGAAAAATCTAGATAAAGATAGTATAGAAACTATATCAAATATAATAATTAAGGTATTCAAAATAATTAATAATATTGATAGTTATAAGTCAATTATCAATGGGGAAGAATTGAAATCTGTTGTCAAAATGTATAATGAATATTTATCAAAAATTATAAAAATAAATGATGAATGTTATCTTTATGAAGATTATGTATTACCAGTTAATAAATTTGAAAAGTGTATTTTTTACAGTAAATTGAGTATTGAATATATAAATAATTTACATAATATAAAAAATCGTGATATAATAGATGCTGGAGCATTTATTGGTGATTCAGGTATAATGTTGTCTAAATATACAAACAAAAATGTTTATTGTTTTGAACCATTTAAAAATACATATGATATAATGTTAAAAACGATAGAATTAAATAATATAAAAAATATAGTACCTGTGAATTTGGCTTTAGGTAATGAAAATAGTAAAATAACATCATTTTATGACCCTCAAAATGCTGTAAATGGATGCAACTCATTAATTAATAACAATAATGATGTTTACACTAATGAAGAGATTATAAATATGATTACGCTAGATGAATTTGTATATAAAAATAACTTAGAAGTTGGATTAATAAAAACCGATTTAGAAGGCTTTGAGCAAGAATTTTTAAAAGGTGCTATAAATACAATAAAAAAGCATAAACCCGTATTACTAATAAGTATATATCATAATTATTCTGATTTTTTTGATATAAAACCAATGATAGAAGATTTAAATTTAGGTTATAAATTTAAAATAGTAAAACCTATAGATAATACCATTATATTAGAAACTACTTTAATAGCTGAAATTTATTAA
- a CDS encoding class I SAM-dependent methyltransferase, translating to MNRKVIDEIVWWIPFKKLRNNIRIYLNYLIDKDNKIKITEENTEIIYNLKKEATLETIHYIKKYALNAILFDNIVNMYEHIFYNYLFQYKNTNYLFLEFGVFNGTSINRLSSIMEKNKFYGFDSFEGLPNNWEGWTFNKGYFDLSGNMPKVNDNVCLVKGYFDKTLPDFLKEHQEKIIFIHIDCDLYSSTKIIFDNIYDRIIVGTIIIFDEYFNYPNWQNHEYKAFKEFCEKYNITYEYIAISNHQQVGVIIKSI from the coding sequence ATGAATAGAAAAGTGATAGATGAAATAGTATGGTGGATACCTTTTAAAAAATTAAGAAATAATATTAGAATATATCTGAATTATCTTATAGATAAAGATAATAAAATTAAAATAACAGAAGAAAATACAGAAATTATATACAATTTAAAAAAAGAGGCTACATTAGAAACAATACATTATATAAAAAAATATGCATTAAATGCTATTCTTTTTGATAATATTGTTAATATGTATGAACATATATTCTATAATTATTTGTTTCAATACAAAAATACTAATTATCTTTTTTTAGAATTTGGAGTTTTTAATGGAACTTCAATAAATAGATTATCATCAATTATGGAAAAAAATAAATTTTATGGTTTTGATTCATTTGAAGGGTTACCAAATAACTGGGAAGGTTGGACTTTTAATAAAGGATATTTTGATTTAAGTGGAAATATGCCAAAAGTCAATGATAATGTTTGTTTAGTGAAAGGCTATTTTGATAAAACTTTACCTGATTTTTTAAAAGAACATCAAGAAAAAATCATATTCATACATATAGATTGTGATTTATATTCCTCCACAAAAATAATTTTTGATAATATATATGATAGAATTATTGTTGGTACAATAATAATTTTTGATGAATATTTTAATTATCCAAATTGGCAAAATCATGAATATAAAGCTTTTAAGGAATTTTGTGAAAAATATAATATTACATATGAATATATAGCAATATCCAATCATCAACAAGTAGGAGTAATAATCAAATCAATTTAA